A segment of the Marinobacter arenosus genome:
CTTCAGCGCCAAGGCGGGCGATGTGATGGCGGATACGCCGATCGTGGTCCTGATCAACGGCGGATCGGCCTCTGCCTCGGAAATCCTGGCCGGCGCACTTCAGGATCATGAACGCGCCGTGATCATGGGCACCCAGTCCTTCGGCAAGGGCAGCGTCCAGACCGTCATCCCACTGGACGAAACCCATGCCATCAAAATGACGACCGCCCGCTACTACACGCCAGACGGCCGGTCCATCCAGGCCACGGGCATCAAGCCGGATATCGAAGTCCGTCCGGCCGAACTCACCGAACTCGACAGCCAGCCGTTCTTCACCGAAGCGGACCTGAGCGGGCACCTTGAGGGTCAGAACGAAGGCGACCAGCCAGCGAAAGACAGTGAAACTGAGGGCTCTACAACGGCTTCACTGACGGACCGGGACTACCAGCTGCGCTCAGCCCTGAACCTGCTCAAGGGGATGCACATCCTGAACCGAAAGCCTAACGGTCAGGCCCCATCAGAGGGACAGGACGCCGCGCAGTGAGGTTGTTGCATCTCTCCATCCTGGCGGCAGCGTTGACTGCCCTGCCCCTGTCTGCGTCGGAAACCGACACGGAAAACACGGGCAGCTCCGTACCGCCGACCATCGCCATCATCATCGATGACATGGGGCACAATCTTCAGGAAGGCGAGCGCCTGGCTCAGATGGACCAGCCCCTGACCCTGGCGTTCCTGCCGTACCGGCGCTACACGGTTCCGCTGGCCAAACTGGCTCACAGCCGGCAAAAGGAGATTATGCTGCATGCGCCGATGGCCAATACCCGCAATTTTGAACTCGGGCCCGGCGGGCTGACCTCCGACATGGATGAGCGGCGCATCGCCACGACGCTGCGGCGGGCATTGCAGTCCATTCCCTACGTTCAGGGCGTGAACAACCACATGGGTAGCCTGCTGACCCAGAAGCTCCAGACCATGGACTGGGTGATGCAGGAGTTGCGGCAGTATCCGATCTATTTTGTGGATAGCCGAACCATCGCCTCATCCGTAGCAGGCGATGTGGCCCGCGCCTACCAGATCCCCAGCCTGAGCCGTGACGTTTTTCTCGACCATGAACAGACCGAGGAGTTTGTCGACCGGCAGTTCAAGCTGCTGATCAAGCGCGCGCGGGAAAACGGCAGCGCCATCGGCATCGGGCATCCGCACAAGGTGACCGTGGATTACCTGGAGAAGCATCTGCCGGAGCTGGACGCCCAGGGCGTGGCCATCGCGACCATCAGTGGGCTCTGGGCCATCCGCAACGGCAACCGGGAAATGTTCGTGGAAGGGGAAAAGCAGGCCATACGACCTGCCTACGCCAGGAAACCCTAGTCCCGGACTTCGATCCCCTGGCCTTTCATGAAAGCCTTGGCTTCAGGGATGGTGTGCTGACCAAAGTGAAAGATGGACGCCGCCAGCACCGCATCCGCACCACCTTCGGTCACACCATCGGCCAGGTGCTGCAGCTCTCCGACGCCGCCGGAGGCAATCACCGGAACAATCACCGCATCACTGATGGCACGAGTCAGTCCCAGATCGAAACCGATCTTGGTGCCATCGCGATCCATACTGGTCAGCAGTAACTCGCCCGCCCCCATTTCAACCATCTTCCGGGCCCACTCCACGGCATCCAGTCCCGTCGGCTTGCGGCCGCCGTGGGTGAAGATTTCCCAGCGGGGTTCCTCGCCTTCGGCGCTGACCCGCTTGGCGTCGATGGCCACCACGATGCACTGACTGCCAAACCGTTCCGCAGCTTCACGCACAAACTCGGGGTTGAACACGGCGGCGGTGTTGATGGACACCTTGTCGGCACCGGCATTGAGCAGTTTGCGAATGTCATCCACGGTTCTTACACCGCCACCGACGG
Coding sequences within it:
- the hisF gene encoding imidazole glycerol phosphate synthase subunit HisF, translating into MGLAKRIIPCLDVDKGRVVKGVNFVDIRDAGDPVEVARRYNEQGADEITFLDITASHESRDTTYETVERMAAEVFIPLTVGGGVRTVDDIRKLLNAGADKVSINTAAVFNPEFVREAAERFGSQCIVVAIDAKRVSAEGEEPRWEIFTHGGRKPTGLDAVEWARKMVEMGAGELLLTSMDRDGTKIGFDLGLTRAISDAVIVPVIASGGVGELQHLADGVTEGGADAVLAASIFHFGQHTIPEAKAFMKGQGIEVRD
- a CDS encoding divergent polysaccharide deacetylase family protein, giving the protein MTALPLSASETDTENTGSSVPPTIAIIIDDMGHNLQEGERLAQMDQPLTLAFLPYRRYTVPLAKLAHSRQKEIMLHAPMANTRNFELGPGGLTSDMDERRIATTLRRALQSIPYVQGVNNHMGSLLTQKLQTMDWVMQELRQYPIYFVDSRTIASSVAGDVARAYQIPSLSRDVFLDHEQTEEFVDRQFKLLIKRARENGSAIGIGHPHKVTVDYLEKHLPELDAQGVAIATISGLWAIRNGNREMFVEGEKQAIRPAYARKP